The Acidobacteriota bacterium DNA segment TCCGACTCCTCGATCAGGGGGCAAAGCACATAGACCTGTCTGCCCCCCCGGACCTGATCGGCAATGAACCGATAGGCGCGAGACCGTTTCAGGTCGTCCAGCAGGTGGGTCTTGACCGGGCTCCGGTTGGGGGGCATTTCGTCGATGACGGAAACGTCCAGATCGCCGTAAAGCGTCATGGAGAGAGTCCGGGGGATTGGCGTGGCCGTCATCACCAGGGTATGGGGATGCACGCCCTTCTGCATGAGATTGAAGCGTTGACGGACGCCGAATCGGTGCTGTTCGTCAATGATGGCCAGTCCCAGCTTTTGAAAGGAGACGTCCGGTTCCAGCAAGGCATGGGTACCGATCAGGAGCTGGAGTCTCCCCTGGGACAATGCTTCAAGCAAGCGGTTCCGTTCCGCCCTCTTCAGCCCGCCGGTCAGCAATCCGATGCGGTAGCCGCTTTCGGCGAACAGGCGTCCGGCGTAGTGGTGGTGTTGCTCCGCCAGGATCTCGGTGGGCGCCATGAAGGCTACCTGAGCTCCATTCTCCATGGCCATGGCGCTGGCCTGCAGGGCGACAACGGTCTTGCCGCATCCGACGTCTCCCTGCAAGAGGCGATTCATGGGAGTGGGCTGGCGCATGTCCTCGACCAACTCGTTGAGGACCCTTTCCTGTGCCCGGGTCGGCCGGAAGGGTAGAAAACTGCCGGCGGCCTTGCGGAGGCCCGGATCGATGCGGAAGGGCATCCCCCGAAGTTGACGGGCCAGGCGGCGTTTCCACCGGACCCCCACCTCCAGCAGAAACAGCTCCTCGAAAACCAGCCTTCTGAGAGCGGGAGTGCGCCTGGCGGCCAGATCTTCCGCTCGGGTTTCGGGCGAGGGGAAATGGGATTCCTGCAGGGCCGGCCGGCGGTCCATGAGGTCGTGGCGCTCCAGAATCTCCAGTGGCAGGGTTTCCGGGACCTGGGAGAGATGCGACAGGACAGTGTGGATCAACCGCCGCAGCGTGCGGGTCCCCAGCCCTTTGGTGGCCTCGTAGACGGGCACGATTCGCCCCATGTCTATCGAGTCCTGAATGGGGACCGCTTCATCCAGAATCTCGAACTCGGGATTGATGATCTGAAGGTTGCCGGTGCCGTAGGGGTCAAGCTCGAATTTTCCGTGAAAGACAACCTGCTGTCCCCGCTTGAATATCTTGCGCTGGTAGAGGTATTCCGAGTGAAACCACTTGCAGCGAATCCGGCCGGTCTTGTCGCGGGCAGCCAGGTCGAAGATCTTCAGGCGGCTCTTGCGGGTGACCAACAGACCGGCGGTCAATACCTCGACCAGTATGGAGGCCTTTGCTCCCGGCTGCAGATCCCCCACCTGGCAGAAACGGGTGCGATCCTCGTAGCGATAGGGAAGGGTGTAGAGCAGGTCTTCGACGGTATGGATGTTCTTGGCGGCAAGGTCGCGGGCCCTCCGCGGCCCCACCCCCTTGACGAATTGCACCGGAGTCTGAAGTTCCAGCATGAGGCAGTCGGCCGGTGGGGAATCGCGCCACCGGGAAGAATCGTCCGGACCGCAGACAGAACACTAGGCGGGCGTCGGTTTGCGAGCCCAGACCAGATAGCTCTTGATAAAGGAATTGATATCGCCGTTCAGGACCCGGTCGGCATCGCCCACTTCCTTTTTGGTGCGGTGGTCCTTGACCAGGCGATAGGGGTGGAGCACGTAGGAGCGGATCTGGCTGCCCCAGGCGATATCCAGCTTGCTGTCTTCGATGGCCCGGCTCTCGGCCCGTTTTTTTTCCAGTTCGGCCTCGTAGAGACGGGAGCGCAGAATCTTCATGGCTACCGACCGATTCTTGTGCTGGGAACGCTCGTTTTGGCACTGCACCACGATCCCGGTGGGCAGATGAGTGATTCGGACTGCCGAATCGGTGGTGTTGACGTGTTGTCCGCCGGCGCCGGTGGAGCGGTAGGTGTCGATCCTCAGGTCCTTTTCCTCGATGACCACCTCCACGGCGTCATCGATTTCCGGAGAAACGAACACGGAAGAGAAAGAGGTGTGCCGGCGCTTGTTGGCGTCGAAGGGAGAGATGCGGACCAGGCGGTGCACTCCCACCTCGGACATCAGGAGTCCATAGGCATTGAGACCCTTGATGGCAATGGTTGCCGACTTGATCCCGGCTTCGTCGCCAGCCTGGCTGTCCACCAGTTCGTGGGTGAATTCCTGCTGTTCGGCCCAGCGCAGGTACATGCGCAGCAGCATCTCGGCCCAATCCTGGGACTCGGTGCCGCCGGCTCCCGGATGGACTGTCAGGAAGGCATTGGCCTGGGCGTTCTCGCCGCTGAGCAGCGTCCGGGTCTCGGCTTCTCCCACCCGCGCTTCCAGCCGGGACATCTCCTCCTGGATGTCCGCGCTGACATCCTCCCCCTCGGCTCCCAGATCGAAATAGGCCTCCAGGTCTTCAACCGAACGATTCAGCTCCCCGTCCAGGGTCAGGTCGGCTTCCAGCCGCTTGCGCCGCTGGAGCAATTTCTGGGACTGGGACTGGTCCGTCCAAAAGGTCGGATCGGCGATATCCGTTTCCAACCGGTGGAGTTCCTTGCGCTTGGCATCGGCGTCAAAGATAGCTCCGTATATCCCGCACCCGCTTCTCCAAGGCCTGAAAATTTCGGGTCAAATCCTCCTGAATCATGACTTTCTCCCGTTCTTTGTTCCGCGAAACAGGAACGGTCCCGTCTCGTTCCTCACGGAGGGCCATCTTAGCACAGGGCAGGGAACGGGGCATGGAATGACGACCACCCGGGAGCGCGGGCGTCCCGCCCGCACAGGGCCCGGCACAGCCTTGCCCGCCACTCCCACTTCTATCGAGCGGGAATGGCGCCGCTGCTCCCCTTCATCCTGGATGATGCGGTGGGTAAGGACGGCGTGGCTGTCCGAAGCATCGCACCGAAGCCGGACAGCCGCCAAGCGGCGAAGGCTGCCGCCTGCCCGCAGCGCCAATAGCCAGGATGGCGAGACCAAGCATCTCCCGGCGGTCGGGCGCGCCCTGGCGGAGTATCCCGTTCAAAGGGCCGGCTGCGGTCAGCCAGGGAATGGCGGGGGGAGGGTTCGTTGGCGGCAAGAGGATGCGGGTGGGACGCCCGCGCTCCCGAGGGATGCCGGTCGGGGGGGAGGCTACTTCTGCCGCTCCGCCAACTCGCGCTTGGTAAAGCCCTCAAACAGCCCCTCCAGCCGCGCCATCCGTTCTCGGAGACCGGCTACATCCTGTCTGACATCAGCGACATCCTCTCGGACATGGCGGATTTCCTGGCGCAAATCTCCGGTCACCTTCCATCCAAGGCTCACCAGGGAAACGCCAAGGATGCCAATGGCGATCAATTCCGCGCTGATTTTCATCTCTGATACTCCTTCCACTTTGACGGACTTGCCGAGAGGGAGATCAGACAAGTTGGACGATGGATTTGTTGATGGCTCGCCCGGTTAGTGTATCACGGTAAGCCGGGCTTGGAAGAAGTGAGGTGCGGCATCCTCAAAGGACGGTTGCAGGAATCCATGGGGTGGAGTCCGCCGAATCGATCCCGACTGAATGCGGGCCGGAGATTGACGAAAGCATGCATGATCGCAGGCGTTATGCTAGCATAATGAATGCGTATTACTGAAGGAGGGGTTATGGGCAGTCTGACCATCCGAAACCTTGATGATCGCGTAATTGATAAGCTCAAGGTTCAAGCCAAGCAGAACCACAGGTCACTTGAAGGAGAGGTCCGCCACTTACTGTCGCAACAAGTGGACCGCCGTGCGCGCATCATCGACTTTCGTGAGCGGACGGGCAAACTCGCTTCTCTTACGACCGATACTCGTCAAACCGATAGTGTGAAACTGCTGCGCGAGGATCGTGATCGGTGAAGCTGACCGTCGATGCCAGCATAATCATCAAGTGGTTCGTGGCGGAACCGATGAGCGATGAATCGCGTCTTCTGCTCTCCCGTCGCATCCATCTGCAAGCTCCCGAATTCCTGCCTGTCGAGTTCGCAAACACGATCTGGAAGAAGAAACGACGCGGGGAACTGCCCGACGCACAACCCTGCCTGGAAGAACTCGCCGGGTTGCCCGATATTATCACTCTGCATCGGGACGGTGAACTTGTTGAGCGTGCCATTTCAATTGCAATGGAAATAGACCACCCGATCTACGATTGCCTCTACCTTGCCTGTGCCGAAACTACGGAGTCGGATCTGGTCACAGCGGACAAGCGCTTTGCGGATCAGGCAGTTGGTCGATTGCCGGGAGCCCCGGTCCGGTACATCGGCGCGGCGGGTGTGGCGGATTGGATCGAAACCGCGGCAACTGCCCCGGTCATCGAACGGGAGACGGTAGAAAGACTGATTACAGCCTACGAGGTCTTTGCGCAAACAGAGCAGTTCGTTCTCGACAATCTCTCAAGTGAAACCGAGGGGTTCCATTTCGTGAATACTGCCGACTTGGCCCCCGCCTTGAGATCCCCGTCCCGGAGGCACCTTTTGAAATCGCTTGTCGGGTTGAACGACGAAGAACGCATCGATCTGCTGGCGCTCGGCTGGTTCGGCGCCGCGCTTTTCCCCAATTGGCGGCAATGCGTCGAGCACGCTGAAAAAATGGGGGGCGGTTTCGACCCCCGTTATGCGGCCGGCTATGGCCGTCACTGGCGAGCCGGGTACGAGCGCGTGACCGGCGGATAGATCCTGCTATGCTTGCCTCTTTCGCTTGACAATTGGCGGACGGACCCGGTATAAGGTTTCGCGCTTGCGGTACTGAGATGCCGGAGCCGACCCGAATCGGGGGAACAGGAATTGGCCAGACACAAATCAGCCATGAAACGAGCCCGCCAGAACGAGCAAAGGCGCTTGGCCAGGCGGAGCAAGATGCGCCGGTTGCGCACTCAGCTCGGAAAAATCAGAAACGCCATTTCCGAGAAGAACACCGAGCAGGTCGAACAGTTGCTGGCGCCGACGCTGTCTTTGATCGACAGTTCCACCCACGGCAGCCTCATTCACCGAAACAAGGCCGCCCGCCAGAAATCGCGCCTGATGTCTCAAGTCAACAGCCTTTCCGGTAGCGCCTCTTCCGCCTGACACCCAAAAAACCCATATGTTGAACTGACAGCCGATCCCTCCCTTGCACTGGCTCGGCCGCCTGGGATAGCATGCCCTTCGTCCCATGACCACCCAGAACCTCTCCGATCCCTACCAGCTTCGTCCCGAAAACATCGAGGATCCCCCACGGACCTATACCAGTATTCTTCGCCGGATCGGTCCCGGCCTGATTCTGGCCAGCGGCATCGTGGGCTCGGGCGAGTTGATCGCCACCACCGTGCTGGGAGCCGAGGTCGGCTACACGCTGCTGTGGCTGATCATTCTGAGCTGCTTCATCAAGGTGGTGGTTCAAAACGAGCTGGGCCGCTACTCCATTGGGACCGGCGAAACCACACTGGAGGCCTTCGACCGGGCGCCGGGTCCGCGTCTGCGAGCCTCCTGGCTGGTCTGGGCCTGGTTCCTGATGGTCATGTTTACGCTCTTGCAGGTGGGCGGGATGCTGGGGGGCGTTTCCGAGGTGCTCAACCGGCTGGTTCCCGCCGTTCCCATCGGTGTCTGGGTGTGGGTGGTGAACCTGGTGACGGTAATCCTGCTCATCGGCGGACGCTACTGGGTGGTGGAGAGAGTCTCCATGGGACTGGTGGTCTGTTTTACCGTTCTGACTGTCAGCTGTGCCTTCCTGATGTTCAAGCTGCCCCAGTACTTTTCCTGGTCCCAGGTCGTTTCGGGATTGTCGTTCCAGCTTCCGGAAGGGGGACTCATCACCGCCGTGGCCGCATTCGGCATCACCGGAGTGGGAGCCACCGAGTTGGTGGCCTATCCCTACTGGTGCCTGGAGAAAGGGTATGCCCGTTACAGCGGCCCTCGAGACGGCGGCTCGGCCTGGCGGGAGAGAGCCGGCGGATGGATTCGGGTCATGGGAGTGGATGTCGGCAATTCCATGGTCATCTACACCTTTGCCACGGTGGCCTTCTACTTTCTGGGAGCGGGAATCCTGCACGGACGGGGCCTCCTGCCCCAAGGCTCCGAGATGGTTCAGGTCCTTTCCACCATGTACACCGAAACCATGGGGCCCTGGTCGTTGCCGCTCTTCCTGGTCGGTGCTTTCGCCGTCCTCTATTCCACCATCTTCGCCGCCACGGCCGCGCACAGCCGGGTGTTTGCCGATTTTGCCGGAATCCTCAAGCTCTACGACAAGACCGACTACGCCAAACGGCTCCGGGTGACGCGCCTCTTCGTGGTCATCCTTCTTTTCGTCCCCTCCATCTATTTCATGTTTCTGCAGGCGCCGGTGATGATGGTCATCATCGGTGGAGCGGCCCAGGCCATCATGTTGCCTGTCATTGCCTTCTACACGGTCTACCTGCGCTACCGTCACATGCCGAAAGAGGTCCTACCCGGTGCATGGCTGACCCTGGCCCTGTGGATCTCAGCCCTGGTCATGGCCCTAGTGATGGGCTATTCCTTCATTCAGCGAATCGCGGGCATGAAGTAGGCGGTCCAATCCTCGTCAGGCGTGGGAGAGGACCTTCTCAGTGACGTAGGGGACGGTCTGGGGGCCTTCGGGGAGCACGGCCACGCGGCAGTTCGGGCCCGAGTCCGCCTGCAGCCGCCTCACCAGGCCGCCGATGTCACGAACAGGTTTGAGGTGCGCTGCCAGAACCTCGGACTCCGGCAGGGTGGAATAGAGGTAGACCTGCGACTTCATCAGGATTTTGGCCAGGATCTGAACCTGCCACTGATCCTGGATGGTCTCGGTGTGGTTGTGAATGTTGGAGAGCACCTCGGCGGGAGACTGTCCTGAGCGCAGCAATTGGCCGAAGGGACCCTCCGAAGGCAGGCCGTCGCAGCACTCCGAAGCCATGATAATGGTTCCACCCTGCTTGACGATGCGGGCGGCGGCCGACATGCCCTTGACGGCCTGGTAGAGATTGAGATCCAGGGGGAACCCCGAATTGGTGGTCACCACCACATCGAAGGGTTGCTCCACCGGTCGCATGACCGATTCTCGTGCAAACCGGCATCCCTCGTCGTGAGCTTCCTTCCAGTCTCCCACGAAGACACCGGTGATTTCCCGGTCCTTGTTGAGAGTGACGTTGACAATGAAGTCCGGCCGGACCAGGGCGGCAATTTCCGACATCTCCCGGTAGATGGGGTTGTTGGCGGTTTCTCCCCAGGTGGCGTTGGGGTTGTCGATCATTGGAGCCGAGTGGTTGCGCAGGATGCTCTCGAAGGCGCCCACCCCCAGCAACACCGCCTTGGGTCCCCCCGAGAATCCCGCAAATAGATGGGGCTCGATGAATCCCGTCAGGATTTTGAGCCGGGCCTGTACGAAATCCTTGTTGACCCAGACCTGGTTGCCGTATCGGCTGGCGCCGAGATGAACCATGCTGGAACGATCCCGAGGTTGGTGCTGCACGATGCGGTATTTGTCGAGGATCTCGCGCCCCAGCATGGCCTCCAGCTCCTGGGGCGTGTTGGACCGGTGGGTGCCTACGGCGTTGATCAAGGTGATGTTTTCTTTTGGCACCTGGTCCAGTTCGGACAACACGATCGGCAGTACCCTGTCGCTCGGCATGGCCCGCGTGCGGTCCGGAAAGATGATGGCCACCGAGGTATCGGCTGTGGCCAGCTCGCGCAGCGGGGCCGCGGCCACCGGGTTGCGAAGCGCATGGAGAAGGGAGGCGGCTTCATCGTCCAGTCCCTTTACGAACCGGGGCTCGATGACCTCGACTCCCCGTTCCGGAAAATCGACATCGAGTCCGTTTTTTCCGTAGGCCAGTGTTACCTTCATGTCCTCTCCCGAGATTCCCAAGATCGCCGTGTGGTTGGACCGCTTTCCCGAACCCGCCGCCATTCGGGCGCGAATGGAAGCGATGTCCAATGCCATGTTGACCCGCTCCGGCGCATATTATACTTTGATTCGGACCGCAGCCGGAGTTTCGGGTGGGTCGGCCCGACCTTCACCGGGTGAAGGAATTGAAATCGAAGCTGCCGGGGCCGAATTGGGCGGCCCGTAACCCACAGAAAAGATGCCATGCGAGAGAGCGACTTTTTCGATGAAAAGGACGTCAGAAAGCCCACCAGTCTGACCTGTCCCTTCTGTGGCCGCACCTATCAGTACGAGGTGCGCTGGCGGCAGCGCCTCAAGAAGAAGCGCCTGCCCGGGGGCGCTTCTTCAGAGGACCGCCGGCGGTTCAGCAAGGCTCAGTCCTACCTGGTCCGAATCGACGACATGGTCGGCTGCCAGCACGGTGGATGTCGCCGGCGGTTCGAGATTGCCAGTTTTCAAACCGTCGTCTTCCTGTCCGAATCCGAACCTGTCTCGGACGCAACCCGCAAGCAGCCTACCAGAACCCCAGCCCGCAGGAATCGAAATCGAAACCACCGCCGAGGTTAGTGTCCCGTTTCGGAAACAGGTCAGCCCTGTTTCCGAGAAGGAAAACCGGACGGACTTGTCTGGAACACCCCTGTTTCGCCCCTTATGAGCCGCCCCGTCCTATGGGACGGCGGCACGCCCAGGTGAAAAGTGAATAGTGGAGAGTGAAGAGTGGAGAGTGGTCAGTGGAGGGTGCTGGGAGCAGGCAAGCACCTGATGACCCACTCGCACTCTCTCAAGGACCCTGCCGAGATCGACAAGGCACTTAATGGATCGATTCCAGTCGTATTTGAAGGACTGCGCCGAGACCGACAAGATGCTTTGCGTGTCGATCAAGTAGCTCTTCACTGTCCACTCCCCACTCTTCACTCGTCTGAGGCATCCCTGTTGCACTCTGTATGATCCATCCCGTCGTCGGGGACGGGACCGGCGAATCAGATCCCCAGCAGGATCTTGCCGAACTGTTTGGCGTCCTCCATCCGCCGATGAGCCTCCCCGGCCTCCTCTAGAGGAAAAACCCTATCGATCGGCGGGCGCAAACCGTGGGCCGAGCAAAGTTGAACCAGGGCATCGAACTCCTGCGGGCTGGCCATGGTGGACCCCATCACCGTCACCTGCTTCCAGAAAATACGCCTCACCTCGATCTGCCGGGCGGCACCCAGGGTTGCGCCGTAGGTGACGATTCTTCCGGCGGGTCCGATCAGATCCAGCGCTCTCTCGAAGACGCTGCCGCCGCTGCCGTCGATGATCACGTCCAGCGGCCGACCCTGCAGCAGTCGGCGCAGCTTGCGGCCCCACTGCTCGTCC contains these protein-coding regions:
- the recG gene encoding ATP-dependent DNA helicase RecG, with the protein product MLELQTPVQFVKGVGPRRARDLAAKNIHTVEDLLYTLPYRYEDRTRFCQVGDLQPGAKASILVEVLTAGLLVTRKSRLKIFDLAARDKTGRIRCKWFHSEYLYQRKIFKRGQQVVFHGKFELDPYGTGNLQIINPEFEILDEAVPIQDSIDMGRIVPVYEATKGLGTRTLRRLIHTVLSHLSQVPETLPLEILERHDLMDRRPALQESHFPSPETRAEDLAARRTPALRRLVFEELFLLEVGVRWKRRLARQLRGMPFRIDPGLRKAAGSFLPFRPTRAQERVLNELVEDMRQPTPMNRLLQGDVGCGKTVVALQASAMAMENGAQVAFMAPTEILAEQHHHYAGRLFAESGYRIGLLTGGLKRAERNRLLEALSQGRLQLLIGTHALLEPDVSFQKLGLAIIDEQHRFGVRQRFNLMQKGVHPHTLVMTATPIPRTLSMTLYGDLDVSVIDEMPPNRSPVKTHLLDDLKRSRAYRFIADQVRGGRQVYVLCPLIEESEKMDLRPARKIFEHLQGKVFPDFRVELLHGRLKSTEKEAAMQRFAAGQTDILVSTTVIEVGMDVANATVMLIEHAERFGLAQLHQLRGRVGRGREPSYCLLMQGSRTISPEAAQRLNCLRETTDGFVIAEKDLEIRGPGEFFGARQSGLPTLRVAHLLRDLPILETARREAATLVDNFESQTSLGQWAAGLSSGWQARYGLVGVG
- the prfB gene encoding peptide chain release factor 2 (programmed frameshift), giving the protein MIQEDLTRNFQALEKRVRDIRSYLDADAKRKELHRLETDIADPTFWTDQSQSQKLLQRRKRLEADLTLDGELNRSVEDLEAYFDLGAEGEDVSADIQEEMSRLEARVGEAETRTLLSGENAQANAFLTVHPGAGGTESQDWAEMLLRMYLRWAEQQEFTHELVDSQAGDEAGIKSATIAIKGLNAYGLLMSEVGVHRLVRISPFDANKRRHTSFSSVFVSPEIDDAVEVVIEEKDLRIDTYRSTGAGGQHVNTTDSAVRITHLPTGIVVQCQNERSQHKNRSVAMKILRSRLYEAELEKKRAESRAIEDSKLDIAWGSQIRSYVLHPYRLVKDHRTKKEVGDADRVLNGDINSFIKSYLVWARKPTPA
- a CDS encoding type II toxin-antitoxin system VapC family toxin, producing MKLTVDASIIIKWFVAEPMSDESRLLLSRRIHLQAPEFLPVEFANTIWKKKRRGELPDAQPCLEELAGLPDIITLHRDGELVERAISIAMEIDHPIYDCLYLACAETTESDLVTADKRFADQAVGRLPGAPVRYIGAAGVADWIETAATAPVIERETVERLITAYEVFAQTEQFVLDNLSSETEGFHFVNTADLAPALRSPSRRHLLKSLVGLNDEERIDLLALGWFGAALFPNWRQCVEHAEKMGGGFDPRYAAGYGRHWRAGYERVTGG
- the rpsT gene encoding 30S ribosomal protein S20; amino-acid sequence: MARHKSAMKRARQNEQRRLARRSKMRRLRTQLGKIRNAISEKNTEQVEQLLAPTLSLIDSSTHGSLIHRNKAARQKSRLMSQVNSLSGSASSA
- a CDS encoding Nramp family divalent metal transporter yields the protein MTTQNLSDPYQLRPENIEDPPRTYTSILRRIGPGLILASGIVGSGELIATTVLGAEVGYTLLWLIILSCFIKVVVQNELGRYSIGTGETTLEAFDRAPGPRLRASWLVWAWFLMVMFTLLQVGGMLGGVSEVLNRLVPAVPIGVWVWVVNLVTVILLIGGRYWVVERVSMGLVVCFTVLTVSCAFLMFKLPQYFSWSQVVSGLSFQLPEGGLITAVAAFGITGVGATELVAYPYWCLEKGYARYSGPRDGGSAWRERAGGWIRVMGVDVGNSMVIYTFATVAFYFLGAGILHGRGLLPQGSEMVQVLSTMYTETMGPWSLPLFLVGAFAVLYSTIFAATAAHSRVFADFAGILKLYDKTDYAKRLRVTRLFVVILLFVPSIYFMFLQAPVMMVIIGGAAQAIMLPVIAFYTVYLRYRHMPKEVLPGAWLTLALWISALVMALVMGYSFIQRIAGMK
- the larA gene encoding nickel-dependent lactate racemase — encoded protein: MALDIASIRARMAAGSGKRSNHTAILGISGEDMKVTLAYGKNGLDVDFPERGVEVIEPRFVKGLDDEAASLLHALRNPVAAAPLRELATADTSVAIIFPDRTRAMPSDRVLPIVLSELDQVPKENITLINAVGTHRSNTPQELEAMLGREILDKYRIVQHQPRDRSSMVHLGASRYGNQVWVNKDFVQARLKILTGFIEPHLFAGFSGGPKAVLLGVGAFESILRNHSAPMIDNPNATWGETANNPIYREMSEIAALVRPDFIVNVTLNKDREITGVFVGDWKEAHDEGCRFARESVMRPVEQPFDVVVTTNSGFPLDLNLYQAVKGMSAAARIVKQGGTIIMASECCDGLPSEGPFGQLLRSGQSPAEVLSNIHNHTETIQDQWQVQILAKILMKSQVYLYSTLPESEVLAAHLKPVRDIGGLVRRLQADSGPNCRVAVLPEGPQTVPYVTEKVLSHA